The Bacteroidota bacterium nucleotide sequence CTACTCCACCATTTTATAAATTTCTGCTGCACGTTCGCGCGTACACGAATTAAAATGCCACCACTCGGTTTGTATCCCGAAAAATCCGGCATGACGCATCACTTCGCGGAGAATTTCACGATTCGAAATTTCATACTGTGTCAATTCTCCATTCGCAAGTAATTCATTTTCCTTCTGTGGTTGTGCCTTGTCACCGAAATAATCAAAATCGGTTCCCATGTCGAGCGGAATTCCATGCTCATCAATAATGGAAAGATCAACCGCAGCACCATAATTGTGCAAAGAACCTTTTCCCGGATTGGAAAGATATTTCTGCCGCTCGCCCGGCGGAAGATGAAGCGTGTCCCACATCATGCGCTGAATATGCTGTGGCCGCACCGCATCATACACGATCAGCGAATAGAATGGAAATTTTTTCCTGAGGTACTTCTGCGCTTCGGCTAATTTCTGCGCCACATCTTTCTGCAGGTAACACTGATCGAAATCGCCGTACATATCCAGCTTCAGGAAATTATTGATCGTGGAATAACGCAATTCTGTTTTAATTGTGGAATCCAGATCTTTCACGTTAATGAGCCCGGCTTCCATCAGTTTTTTTTCCAGCTCACTCATTTTTTTTTCCGTAACAGAATCTGAATTTGCTTTTTCCAGAAATGATTTATTTACGAGAGAATCGTTCTCAATCGGAATGGAACTGTCCGGCGGAGACGGATCTTTTTTTGTTTTTTCTTCGCAGGAAAAAAAAAGGAACAGGAAGGAAAAACAAAACAGCGTTCGCACACACAAATGTATCAATACGCCATTATCCCTTCCAAAACCCGGTTTTCTATAGCCGGAAATGCACCATTCACAACGGAAATCTTCCGCCGGGAATAATGTGTCGGCGGCGTTTTCATTTTTCCTATTTTCACAACTTCATTGACGAAAATCAACTCAAATTCCAGATCATGAAAACTCTTCTTCCTTTTTTTCTTCCGCTTGCTTTCGTTGCAACATTTTCTTCCTGTAATCCCGACGAACAGGCAGCCACTTCCAACAACGCCATCGATACCACCAATTTCGACAAAAGCGTTCGCGCGCAGGATGATTTTTACCAATATGTGAATGGTACATGGCTCAAGAATAACCCGGTTCCTTCTTCTGAAAACAGTTGGGGTGCTTTCAATATTCTTGCTGATAAAAGCAAAAAAGATCTGAGAGCTATTTGTGAAGAATCAGCAAAAGGAAATAATCCTGCAGGATCGAATGCAGAGAAGATTGGTGATTTCTATAGCTCAGGAATGGATTCTGTTGCAGTTGAAAATGCAAAATTCGCACCGATCCAGGAATACCTCGACCACATTAACGCAATAAAAGACCTCGCGTCTCTCAATGCAGAGATAGCAGAACTTCATTCCATGGAAATGTCGGCTGGATTCAGCATGGGCATTACTGCCGATATGAAAGACAGCAAAACCAATGCGCTTTACGTGGGGCAATCCGGAACTTTTCTCCCGGAAAAAGAATATTATTTTTCCGAAGAAACCAAACCTTTCCGCGAAGCTTACAAAGTTCATTTGCTGAATATGTTCAAGCTTATGGGTGATGATGAAATGACTGCGAAGAAAAACGGTGAAGCAGTTTTCCAGATCGAATCCATGCTCGCCGATTCTTCCATGTCGGCAGAAGAAGAACGCGACCTTGAAAAAATGTATAACAAAATGTCGAAGGAGGATCTGATGAAGTTGTGTCCCGATTTTGACTGGAATACTTACTTCACTGCGCTGGGCATTCCTGCTGTGAATTTTGTGATCGTCACGCAACCTTCATTCCTGCGCCAGTTCAACCACATGCTTAAATCTACTCCGCTCGATGCATGGAAAGCTTACCTGCGCTTTGCGCTCGTACACAATTGCGCGCCTGCATTGCACAGCGCGGTGGCGAATGAAAATTTCAATTTTTTCGGAACAATGCTCAGCGGAATTCAGAAACAACAGGAAAGATGGAAACGTGTTCTCGGTAACACGCAGGGCGCACTCAACGAAGCGCTCGGCCAGATTTATGTTCAGAAACATTTCAGCCAGGAAGCAAAAGATCGTGTGAATGGAATGGTGACGAATCTTATAGCCGCCTACAAAGAAAGAATTCAGTCGAGAGACTGGATGAGTGATGCAACAAAAAAATCGGCGTTTGCAAAACTGGAATCCATTCTGCGGAAACTTGCTTTCCCCGATAAGTGGAGAGATTATTCGGGGCTGATGATCACAAAAGATTCCTACATGAAAAATATTCTCAATGGGAATATCTTCGATATGAAATTCAATATTTCAAAACTTTCCAAACCGGTTGACAGAATGGAATGGGGAATGTCGCCGGCAACGATCAATGCTTATTACAATCCTTCGAATAATGAAATTGTTTTTCCCGCCGCAATAATGCAGCCGCCCTTTTTCGATCCGAATGCTGATGATGCGGTGAATTACGGAGCAATGGGCGCAGTGATCGGGCACGAACTCACTCACGGTTTCGATGACCAGGGTTCCATGTACGATGCCGATGGAAATATGAAGAACTGGTGGACCACACAGGACAGCACGAATTTTAAAAATAAAACAGAAAAACTCGCCGCGCAATTCGACCAGTTCGTTGCAGTCGATAGCATGCAACTTCATGTGAACGGCCATCTCACCAATGGAGAAAACATTGCCGATCTCGGCGGACTCACCATTTCTTATTATGCTTTCAAAAAATCGCTCGAGGGAAAACCTGAACCGGCGAAGATTTGCGGATTTACTGCAGAGCAAAGATTTTTCCTTGCGTGGGCGCAGGCGTGGAGAACCAATCAGAAAACGAAAGCCGTGATCTTCCAGGTAAAAACAAATCCGCATGCGCCTGCACGATTCCGCGTGCTCGGGCCGCTTTCAAATCTCCAGGAATTCTATGATGCTTTCGGTGTGAAAGAAGGAGATAAAATGTACCGCAAACCGGAAGACCGTGTCCTGATCTGGTAATTGATTTTTTTTATGACAGGGCCGCGATATTTCGTGGCTCTTTCATTTTAAAATAATTTCATTGCTTATCCGACTGTTTTCAAAGGGTATCATCAAACCTGAAAGCCACATTATTCCATATCTTTGCCCGCTCTTAAAACAGTTTGCATCGCCCCGTATTTCCTGGTCTCAATAACGCTTAAATGGACAGAAGAACACTTATAGGTTTCGTAATGATCTCCTTCATCCTCGTTTTCTGGATGACGTGGAATTCCGGTAACAAGGATAAAGAAGCAGCCACACAAAAACGTATCGACGATTCCATCGCTCATCTCGATTCGATCGATCATTCGGAAAAGGTGGCGCTCAATAAAAAGAAAGACGACAGCATAAAGAATTTCCTGGCTAAAAATCCCAACATCAATTCCGATTCGTTGCGCAAAGCGCTGGAGAAACAGAATTTCGGGATCTTCTGCAACGCGCATAAAGGAACTGATTCTGTATTCACGATTGAAAATGAAAGACTGAAAGCCGATATCGCGAGCAAAGGCGGCAAGATCGTAAGAGTGGAATTGAAAGGAATAAAAACGTGGGACGGAAAACCGCTCTATCTTTTCAACAACGATTCCACTCACTTCGGCCTCTCTTTCTTCGACCGCAAGAGAAAACGTTACTCTACCGATTCACTTTATTTTCACGCTGCCGGAAATTCATTCAGGGTGAATGGAAAAGATTCCAACAGCATTTCCATGAGGTTGTATCCTGACACAACCGGCTGCTACATCGAATTTCGTTATTCGCTGCGTGGAAATTCCAGTCTCGTTGGCTGCACGACTTCATTCGCAGGGCTTGATCAGTTGCTCGATGACGGCCAGTCGCAACTCGACCTTACCTGGGCAATGAACACTCCTTCGCAGGAAAAAAGCCTCAAGAACCAGCAAATGGTGGCTTCTGTCTTCTATAATTTCGACGGGGAAGATGGTGTGGATAATCTGAAAGAAACCGGAGAAGATTCCAAATCACTGATCGGGAATGTGAAATGGGTTTCTTTCAAGCAACAATATTTTTCTTCCATTCTCATTGCGAAAACAAAATTCGCCAACAACGGTGAAGCTTCCATTCACACACCTTCCGATCCTTTCACGGTGAAATCCATGTCGGCAACTGTTCCGGTTCCATTCAGGAAAACAGCAAAAGAATCTTTCGCAATGAATTTTTATTTCGGGCCGAACAAATACAGCGATCTTAAATCTTACGATCTCCATCTCGAACGCGAGATCAATCTCGGCTGGTCTATTTTTGGCGGCATCAACCGTTACATTTTTATTCCTCTTTTTTCCTGGCTCGGCGACAACATCGCGAATTACGGAATTGTAATTCTCCTGCTCACGATCATTGTGAAGATCGTTCTCTTCCCGATCGCCTACAAATCATTTCTCTCTTCAGCTAAAATGCGCGTGCTTAAACCGGAGATCGATGAGATCAATGCGAAATTTGGAAAAGATGATCCGCTGAAAAAACAACAAGCGACAATGGCGCTTTACAAAAAAGCCGGGGTGAATCCTGCTGCTGGTTGTATTCCTTTGTTGCTGCAGATCCCGATCCTCTTCGCACTCATTCGACTTTTCCCTTCGGCGTATGAATTACGCCAGCATGGATTTTTGTGGGCACACGATCTTTCCACTTATGATTCTGTCTGGAATTTTGGTTTCAATGTTCCCGGTTATGGCGATCACATGAGTTTGTTTGCACTGCTCATGACCGTTTCTACTATTCTTTACACGTGGATGAACCAACAGACATTACAACCCGGAAGCGCACAACTTCCAGGAATGAAATGGCTCATCTACATCATGCCCATACTTTTCCTCGGATTCCTGAACAGTTATTCCTCGGCGCTCAGTTATTATTATTTCATCAGCAACATGATCACGTTCACACAAATGGCAGTGATGAAAAGATTCGTGGATCACGATGCGATTCGAGCGAAGATCGACGAGAATAAAAAGAAACCTGTGAAGCAATCGGGTTTCATGCAGCGATTGGAGAAAGCGCAACGCGAACGGCAAAAACAATTGGTCGATGCGCAGAAGAATGCGAAGGGCGGGAAGAAGAAGTAGCGGCAGTTGGCATTTCCTTGAGAGAAACATTTTTTTGCTTCATGTATGTTCGTGGATTAAATTTAAACCCTGCAGGCGCAGCGTGGTCTTACTCATAATTCAAAAAAACTGTACGATGAAAAACTTTTTACTCGCTGCGTTTATTTTATTCTCAACCCTTTCTCCGGCACAACTTAATCAGCGATTTTATTCGAGCGGAAATAATCCGTTCATCGCGCAGGATCTTGGCGCTGAGGTGAGTTACACTTTTGTAAGCTGGCGCGATATTCAGCAGAACATGTCGTCCACTTTCAATTGGAGTTTACTCGACACACGAATTCAGAATGCGCAAACACTCGGCCTGCGTACGATGATCGTCATTAATTGCACCAGCCCGCTTACTTCGCAGGATAGTATTCCCGGAACATGTGCGTACGATTCACATCTCAATCCCACGAGTGATAACGGTTCTTCATGGATGCCTGTTGGAAGCGACACCGCGCAATGGAAAATTTTTGTGCAGGCGTTGGTCGACCGGTACGATGGAGATACTACCAATGACATGAACGGGCTTATCTATCCTGTGAAAGAATGGAAAGTTGTGGGACAGGAATGGCAGCGCGTGTGGTGCAGCTCATACAATGACACGTTACTCGCAAATGCGCAGCAATTCGTTCAATTGGTAAACATGACCTACCGCGTTATCAAAACACAACAACCTTCTTCAGTAATTTGTTTTGCAGGAATTGATCCACGTGGTGCGAAAGAATCTTTTTCCGAAAATTATTTTAATCAGCCCACACTTTGCCTCAGCCAGAATTGTACATCAACTCAAAATGTAACGCCACCACAGATTATTATGATCCCTGGTTTTCAAAGCAACAGGAGAAACGTACAATATATTTTCAATAATGCAATGTATGACGAAGTGGATGTGCACATGTACGGTTATTGGAATGATATTCCCGGAGTAGTAGCATGGTTGCGCGATTCTGCGCAGGGAAAGCCGGTTGTTTTTATGGAAGGCGGAGGTCCGTACTGCCCCGCATGTGAAAATATTTATCACAATTCTTCTGACACAGATGGCCGTTTACCAACATTGCTTGTGCGCGATAATGCATCTTATGTTGTTTATTATTTCATCACCGGTTTTGCAAATGGTGTAAGTGAAATGCACTGGAATCACGGACCCGAATATTCCGGCTGGGGCGCAACGTTCGGCGATCTCGATCTGTTAAGCATCAATAGCGTGCGCAAACCTTCTTACTACGTTTATCGCTGGCTGGCGAAAGATCTTTTTTCAAATTCGTCAGCCGACACAGTGGAGAATATTCCTGAAAGTGATCCGCAGCTTTATCATTACATCATCAATCCATTAGGAATGAATGTGGCGTGGTCAACGAATCCAACTGACAGTATTGTGATCACGGGGCCAGGACAACTTTACCGATGGGACATTCCTCTTGCATGCGATTCGCTTTATCCTACTTACTGCGATTCACTCGTGCAACAAAGTTCGATTGCCGTTGGAAGTTCTTACACGATCTATCTCAACAACGACGTTCCGGTTTTCTATAGCTGGAATAACGTTTTGTCGTCTTCGCAAAATATTGCTGACGCCGATTCTTATTCTGTAAAAATTTATCCTGATCCCTTCAGTGAAACTGCCACACTAAAAATAAACGGGCCGGAGATCCGTGGTGCAGAAGTAAAATTGTATAACGATCTTGGACAGAATGTAAAAACGATTAACGCAGGAACAATTGGACTGGGCCAAACCATCACCCTTCAAAGAGATAATTTACCAGATGGATTTTATTTTATCCAGCTCGTGCAGGACAATAAAATTCTTGCCGTCGAAAAGCTGATGATTGCAGAGTGAGAAAGCCGTGAGTTCTGTTTTGAAATAAAATTTCACTTTATGTACGATCTTCCTTATCACAAAGAAAAAAACGAACAGGTCATCAAAGAATTTATCGATCAACACCCTTTCGCTTTTCTCACCGGTTGCGATTCACAGAACAAACCAATCGCAACGCAGGTTCCTGTTTTCATTGAAGAAAAAGACGGAAAGAAAATACTACGCGGGCATATCATGAAAAATACGGATCATCATAAAGCATTTTTACATAATGAAAATGTGCTCGCGGTTTTTAATGGCCCGCACACGTACGTGAGCGCTACGTGGTACAGCGATCCGCATTTGCCTTCGACATGGAATTATATGAGCGTGCATGTGAAAGGTGTGATCAGATTTCTTGACGACGCTGCATTGGAAGATGTTTTGCGTTTGACCTCTTTACATTTTGAGAATTATGATAAGAGTTCAACGACGACGTATGATAATATTCCGGAAGCTTTCAAACAGAAAGTGATGAATGCTATAGTCGCATTCGAAATTGAAATAAAAGAGATCGATACTGTTTTCAAACTCAGCCAGGATCGGGATAAGAAAAGTTATCTCAATATTATTGCGAAGCTGAAAGAAAAAGGAGAAGATGGAAAAGCGATCGCGATGGAGATGGAAAAAAGAATGAAGCAGCAATTTCCGGAAAATTAATTTTAGAAATTAATTGCCGGGCGTAATTTCTTCGGCAATATTCCGGACCGCCCTCCGCCATGGCAGCAGTAGGGTCACGGAGATATACTCTCATGTAAGTACAAAAAGCATACAGGATATCAAAAGTCCGTTCGGCGATATGGAATTCTAAGTGCTTTGGATTATATTTGATAAACCCTGAATTCGTCGGGCTTATCCGCCCGAATTGGAGAGATAAGGATGAAAACGTCAGGGTTATAAACGAGTTAGGCGTCATACAAGATGAGCCTAAAAAAAGGACTAATGGCAATAAAAATGACAGATAAATTGAAGGAACTTGAAAAACAGCTTGGTGCGTTTTCAGAAAAATCTGAACTCTCTGGGGAAAGACTTTTATTGTTTCCAGAAAATTTTAGACGAGTTCATTCCTTTAAAATATTTGGTAACGATTTACTAGCCATACCAGCAAACCTAATTATTGAAGGTGATGATGAAGAGTTTGAAAAACCTTTTAGTTTTTTGGACAGCTTGGAAACCATAAAAATATTTGATAGTGAATTCAGACCAGAAGTTCCAGACGATTTTATTCAAATAGGAAATTTATGTGGTTCAACTGAAATCGTATTATTAAACAAGTTGAAGAACACTGTTCATATTTTCCATGTCTCTGACATTGCGGATAAGGATTGGCTGAAGTACAAATTGGAAAAAGCAATCTGTGATTTAGAGGTATTCATTAACAATATTCGAGTTCAGACTGTTTGCTGTTTAATGAATCCTAAAGACTATTCTAAGTGGGATATTTTTGAAATTCGGAACAATGAAATATTGACTTTTAATGAGCTTTTGCAATATACAGACAAAGAAACTACATGGAAAGAATACAAAAAACTTGTAGAAAAATCACTAGAGAAAGGTTTTAAAATTCATTATGCTCCGAAAAAACTATTAAATGAACTTGCAGAATAAAGTACGAACGCCTAACACGGGTGCCCGTTGCCCGCCCGGTTTGGGTCGGGCAGGCACAACTTCCCTTTTCAAAAAATAATTCTCCTATTCGCCCGAATAGCGCAACTCGCTCCCGCTCCACAAAAGTTCACAACACAATTTTTTCTGTTAATGACAAACGGAAAATATTTTCCAGCGAAAAACAATGTTCATAATGAACAAAAAAATGTTCATCGTGTTCTGAATTCCATTTTTCCTCAGCTCCATCGCCACCACTTTTACTTTTTTCACTTTGTAGTTCATCCACTTTTTAAGATTACAGGTTGACAGTTTTGTACACCGAAATCGCCAACTTCTTAAACCCGCAAACCGTTAGGCGCAACCTTGACACCAATGACAAAGTTAAATTTGTTTCCTAATAAAGAAACTCGTATATTTGTATAAAAATCGGTTGTGACAGAAAAATTTAAGGTTCAATTCCTTGCAGACGCTGACGAATTCATTGCAAAACTTGACCTCAAAGCTCGCGAAAAAATCATTTATAATATTCGTAAAGCACAAGTTATTAATGATAATGAACTTTTTAAAAAACTTACTGGCGACATCTGGGAATTCAGGACTTTGTATAAAAAAACAAAATACCGACTTTTCGCTTTTTGGGACAACAGAGAAAAATCAAATACCATAGTAATTGCGACACATGGAATAATTAAAAAAACTGACAAGACACCGCTCGCTAACCTTGACAAAGCAGAGCGATTAAGAAAACAATATTTTAACCAAACAACTCATACAAAATGAAAACAGGTAAAAAATTAAAACTTTATTCGTTAGACGAAATTACCGACAAACATATTGGTAAAAAAGGCACCAAAAAACGTGACGAATTTGAAAGCGAATTGCGCCTTGACCTTCTTGGCGAAGCAATAAAAAGAGCAAGAAAGGAAAGACATTTGACTCAAGAAGAATTGGGCGATCTCGTTGGAGTACAAAAAGCTCAAATCTCAAAACTTGAACATAGTTTGACAGACGCACGTTTTGAAACTATCATAAAAGTTTTTAAAGCTTTGAACGCTAAAATAAATTTCAATATTGAACTGCTCGACCAAAGAGTAAAAATAGCTTGACAACTCATTCCCGCTCCATAAAAAATCACCGCATGCTTTTTGATTCCACGCGTTAGAGGAATTCCTTTTTGTCAAGATAATTCTTCACATAATCCCCCACTCCTTCTTCGAGCGAAGTAAAATCGTTTTTGTATCCCGCATCCCTCAGCTTATGCATATTCGCTTCTGTAAAATACTGGTATTTGTTTCGGATATCGGCCGGCGTATCAATGAAAGAATTTTTTTCTTCCTTATTCATTGCTTTGAAAGTTGCGTGTGCGAGATCGAGAAATGAACGCGCCTTACCGGTGCCGAGATTGTAAATTCCGGAAGCGGGATGATTGCGGTATAAAAACAAAATTACTTCCACCACATCTTTCACATAAATAAAATCGCGCAACTGTTCCCCGTCTTTGAATTCAGGTTTGTGCGAACGGAATAATTTCATTTCACCCGAAGAAGAAATTTGGTTGAACGCATGCAGGATCACCGAAGCCATTCTTCCTTTGTGATATTCATTCGGCCCGTACACATTGAAAAATTTCAACCCGTACCAGTTCGGGGGAGTTTTACTTTGTCCCAAAACCCATTTATCAAATTCATTTTTCGATTCGCCGTACGGATTCAGCGGTTTCAGTTTTTCAATTTTCGAATGATCATCGTCGTAACCAAATTCACCGAGTCCATACGTTGCGGCGGAAGAAGCGTAGATGAGCGGAATATTATTTTCAGCGCAAATATTCCAGATCATTTTCGAATACGCCACATTCAGTTCATCAAATATCTTTTTGTCAAACTCCGTCGTGTCCGTGCGCGCGCCTATGTGAAAAACAACATCGATCTCAGAAGCATTTTTCAAGAACCATTTTTCAAACAAACCACGATCGATCCGTTCCTGATAATATTTACCATTGAGATTCGGAAGTTTCTGCTCGTTTGAAAAATCATCGACCAGAACAAGGTCTTCGATGTCTTCCTCGTTAAGTTTTGAAACGAGACATGAACCGATGAATCCTGCTGCGCCAGTTACTATTTTCATTCGGATTTAAGATTTGAAATTCTCTGTAAAATTATAAAACACATTCATGTTCTCAAGATTATTTTTCAGAAGCGGTACTTCACCGCTTTAAATTTTCTTTGTTCCCGTCCGTTGGCCGGGGCTAATCGTGGCGGCTGCATTGCATTAAATTCACTGCTGTGCTTCTCGGCCCGGTCGGCTGAATAATCAGTGACCATATTCTGTTTTTGTACCCGGAAAATAAAATCGCTGCAGCCATTACAGATTAAATTTTACTGCCTGCTACTTTCTCTTCGGATAGCCAAAAACAAACGACGTGATCACCGGCAACAAAAAAACAGAAACAGTTCCTATGGAAACATAAAGATCCGCTTCATGGCTTTCGAGAAAAATTGCCAGAGGTGAATTCGGGTTGAAGCGCGTCCACAAACTCATCATCAGTTTTACGCCGAGAATAAAAATGACAACGAACGCCGCCGGTTCGAGGAAAGAAAAATTTTCCATGAGCTTTACAAATCCCTGCGCAACGAAACGCATGGCGAGAATTCCAATGAAAACACCGGTGCAGATGAGAATGATATTATTCGTAAAAGCAACTGCCGCAAAAACATTGTCGATTGAAAAAGCCATGTCCATCATTTCAACGAGCAGAACTGTCGACCAGAAAACGCCGAGTTTCCCGATGGTATTTTTATACAACCAGTTTTCATTTTTATTCAGCGTATCATCTTCTTTTTCCGGAGTGGCGCGCGATGAAAAATAATTTACAGAGAGATAAAGAAGATAAGCGCCGCCGGCCGCTTTCAGCCACCAGATCTTTACAAGATAAACAGCAAGCACTAAACTTATTCCGCGGAAAACGTAAGCGCCGAGAATCCCATACTTCAATGCTTTCCCTCGTTTCTCTTTCGGCAAATCCAGCACCATCGTCGCCAGCACCGCAGCATTGTCAACAGAAAGCAGACTTTCAATGATCACAAGGTTGAGAATGATGAGGAGAGCGCGCTCCGGATCGTTTACGATTTCCTGAAATACATTCATGAGCAACGAAGTTAAGGATTAGGTAATGCTTCTGACGGTTTAACCACAGAGGGCTACCGCACATTCCCGCGCACCACCACGATTTCGTGGAAGCAGAGCATTCAGTCGAGGAAAATATTTTTACCAATCGCAGAAATTATTTCTGACTTTTTCGCTGTAGAAAATAATTCTTCCACCGCACTTCTCCCCTCTTTTCCGAGATCGACAGAAAATTCATTTACATAAAGTTCAATGTGTTTCATCATCACCTCTTCGCTCATCTCCTGCGCATGTGCGCGCACAAAAGGCATGCACGCATCCGGGTGCACAAACGCGTACTCCACACTCGCGCGTATGAGCGCATCCACGCGATGCTGAATTTCATTGGAGAATTTTCTTTTCATCACTATTCCGCCAAGAGGAATCGGGTGGCCCGCTTGCCCTGAGCTTGTCGATCGGGTCTTTTCTTCCCAGTATTCGCCGAGATCGATTATTTTTTTCAAACCTTTCTCTTCGTAAGTAAAACGATTTTCGTGAATGATGAGCCCGGCGTCTGCTTTTTCATTCAACAAAGCATTTTCAATTTCAGAAAAGATCATTTCCGTTTTCAGTTTTGCATTGGGAAAAGCAAGTCCGAATAATAAATTAGCTGTCGTAAATTTTCCGGGAATAGCGATGCACAAATTTCCTTCCGCAATTTCTTCTTTTGAAATTTTTCGTTTTGAGATCAGTAATGGGCCGCAATTTATCCCGAGCGCACTTCCTGAATTCAGGAGAAAATAATTTTCCGTGCAATGCGCGAATGCATGAAAACTCAGTTTCGTTATATCAATTTCAGAATGAAAAGCTTTTTTATTCAATGTCTCCACATCTTCCATCACCAAATCAAAATCAATTCCCTGCGTGTCTATGCGCTTGTTGACGATCGCATCGAAAATGAAACAATCATTAGGGCAGGGAGAAAAACCGAGAGAAATATTCATGACTACTGTACGAATTACGAAATTTACTACTGTACGAATTACGAAATTCTCGAACTACGAAATTTACTACTGTACGAACTACGAAATTGGCGAACTACGAACTACGAAATTTACGAATTACGAACTGCGAAAAAAACGAAAATTAAAACGCATTAAGAATTTCAAGTCCCGTTGTGCTGAGATTTTTTATTGCTTCTGCCATTTTCCACGCATCGCGGTTTCTTTTCTCAATGAAATTCGACACCGCACGCACCTGCGCAAACACGGTATCGTGCGTCATGCACGCGTACATGAATGCCGCGCCTTCCATGCTTTCCACATGCGGATTCCAGCGCTTCACGGTTTCCGAAATACTTTTTTCATTGCCATGAACTTTATTCACCGTAATTCCATTCACGGTAGCAATTGCATTCATCACGGGATTTGAAGGCGGAGCAAGATTCACAAGTTGCCCCCATTTGAACGGAAGTTCATTTTC carries:
- a CDS encoding helix-turn-helix transcriptional regulator, which gives rise to MKTGKKLKLYSLDEITDKHIGKKGTKKRDEFESELRLDLLGEAIKRARKERHLTQEELGDLVGVQKAQISKLEHSLTDARFETIIKVFKALNAKINFNIELLDQRVKIA
- the rfaD gene encoding ADP-glyceromanno-heptose 6-epimerase, which produces MKIVTGAAGFIGSCLVSKLNEEDIEDLVLVDDFSNEQKLPNLNGKYYQERIDRGLFEKWFLKNASEIDVVFHIGARTDTTEFDKKIFDELNVAYSKMIWNICAENNIPLIYASSAATYGLGEFGYDDDHSKIEKLKPLNPYGESKNEFDKWVLGQSKTPPNWYGLKFFNVYGPNEYHKGRMASVILHAFNQISSSGEMKLFRSHKPEFKDGEQLRDFIYVKDVVEVILFLYRNHPASGIYNLGTGKARSFLDLAHATFKAMNKEEKNSFIDTPADIRNKYQYFTEANMHKLRDAGYKNDFTSLEEGVGDYVKNYLDKKEFL
- a CDS encoding TerC family protein, with the translated sequence MNVFQEIVNDPERALLIILNLVIIESLLSVDNAAVLATMVLDLPKEKRGKALKYGILGAYVFRGISLVLAVYLVKIWWLKAAGGAYLLYLSVNYFSSRATPEKEDDTLNKNENWLYKNTIGKLGVFWSTVLLVEMMDMAFSIDNVFAAVAFTNNIILICTGVFIGILAMRFVAQGFVKLMENFSFLEPAAFVVIFILGVKLMMSLWTRFNPNSPLAIFLESHEADLYVSIGTVSVFLLPVITSFVFGYPKRK
- a CDS encoding 1,4-dihydroxy-6-naphthoate synthase; translation: MNISLGFSPCPNDCFIFDAIVNKRIDTQGIDFDLVMEDVETLNKKAFHSEIDITKLSFHAFAHCTENYFLLNSGSALGINCGPLLISKRKISKEEIAEGNLCIAIPGKFTTANLLFGLAFPNAKLKTEMIFSEIENALLNEKADAGLIIHENRFTYEEKGLKKIIDLGEYWEEKTRSTSSGQAGHPIPLGGIVMKRKFSNEIQHRVDALIRASVEYAFVHPDACMPFVRAHAQEMSEEVMMKHIELYVNEFSVDLGKEGRSAVEELFSTAKKSEIISAIGKNIFLD